The genomic stretch TTCGCGGAACGGTTCTCGAAGCGGTATCGGCCGGCCTCAACGTCGCCAGCGGCTTGCACGAGCTGCTCGGCGAGGATCCGGAGGTCGCCGCCCGCGCGCGCTCGTCGGGTGCGACGATTCACGACGTGCGCGTGCCGCCGCGCGATCAGGCCACCTTCACGGGAGCGGCGTACGACGTGCCCGCGTTCGTCGTTCTCGCGGTCGGCAGCGACTGCGCGGTCGGCAAGATGACGGCGATGTTCGAGATCGAGGCGGCCGCGCGCGCCGACGGTGCGCGCGCCGTGCTGGCGGCGACCGGTCAGACCGGAATCCTGATCGCGGGCGACGGCGTCGCGCTCGACGCCGTCGTCGCGGACTTCGCCGGTGGTGCCGTGGAGCGGCTGGTGCTCGAGGTCGGTGCGAGCGCCGACGTCGTCCTGCTCGAAGGCCAGGGCGCGATCTCGCACCCCGCGTACGCGCCGGTGACGTTCGCGTTGCTCTACGGCGGCGCACCCGACGCGCTCGTCCTGTGTCACCGGCCAGGCACGACGCGCGTCGCCGGTTTCGCCGTTCCCATCCCGCCGCTCGCCGAGCTGGTGCGCGACCACGAAGCGCTGCTCGCACGGGTGAAGCCGGCCCGCGTCTGCGCCGTCGCGCTCGACACCTCGGCGCTCACGCCGGCCGCGGCCGCGGCCGCGATCGACAGCGCACGCGCCGAGACCGGGCTGCCCGCCGACGATCCGGTCCGGAACGGCGGCGCGGCCCTCTGGCACGCGATCGCGGCCGCGCTGCCGTCGACGGCAAAGGCTGCGCTGCGGCGCGCGGCGGTGACGGCACCATGATCGAGCTGCAGGTCACGGCGGTCGAGCTGCCGCTGCGCGAACCGTTCCGCGTCGCCGGGTTCACGCTGACCGCGGCGCAGACCGTCGTCGTCGAGCTCCGCTCCGACGAACACGTCGGCTACGGCGAGTCGGCGCCGCTGGCGCGCTACGGCGACTCGGTCGCGGCGATCCTCGACACCTTCGCGCTATACCGGTTGCCCGCAGGCGTGGGGCCGTTCTCCGGCGAGCGCATCACGGCGGGGCTGCCGCGGGCTGCGCGCTGCGCGCTCGACATCGCGGTCTACGACCTCCAGGCGAAGACGCTGGGCGTCTCGGTGACCGAGTTGCTCGGACTGGAAGGCCTCGCACGCCCGCGCACGTCGCTCACGATTCCGATCGCCGGCTTGGAGAAGATGCTCGCCGACGTGCGCGCGGTCCGCGACACGCCGATCATCAAGGTCAAGGTCGGCGCGCCGGGCGGCGACGATCTCGCGCTGATCGAGGCGATTCGCTCGGTCTACACCGGCACGATCCGCCTCGACGCCAACGAAGGCTGGACGCCCGAACAGACCGTCGCACTGCTGCGCGAGATGGACCGCTTCGAGATCGAGCTGTGCGAACAACCGATCCCGGCCGGCACGCCGGAGCGCCTGCGCTGGATCGCGGAGCGGTCGCCGATCCCGATCATGGCCGACGAGGACGCCGTCGTGGCCTCGGATCTGGGTCCGCTGCGGGGCTGCGTCGCCAGCGTCAACGTCAAGCTCGCCAAATGCG from Candidatus Sulfotelmatobacter sp. encodes the following:
- a CDS encoding DUF1611 domain-containing protein — protein: MTTVPTALRYAVLADGFLTTVSGKTAHGVLRYRPECVAAVIDATHAGRTVRDVLPHVGSDAPIVATLAQAVSHGANALLVGVATDGGRLPPALRGTVLEAVSAGLNVASGLHELLGEDPEVAARARSSGATIHDVRVPPRDQATFTGAAYDVPAFVVLAVGSDCAVGKMTAMFEIEAAARADGARAVLAATGQTGILIAGDGVALDAVVADFAGGAVERLVLEVGASADVVLLEGQGAISHPAYAPVTFALLYGGAPDALVLCHRPGTTRVAGFAVPIPPLAELVRDHEALLARVKPARVCAVALDTSALTPAAAAAAIDSARAETGLPADDPVRNGGAALWHAIAAALPSTAKAALRRAAVTAP
- a CDS encoding dipeptide epimerase, producing the protein MIELQVTAVELPLREPFRVAGFTLTAAQTVVVELRSDEHVGYGESAPLARYGDSVAAILDTFALYRLPAGVGPFSGERITAGLPRAARCALDIAVYDLQAKTLGVSVTELLGLEGLARPRTSLTIPIAGLEKMLADVRAVRDTPIIKVKVGAPGGDDLALIEAIRSVYTGTIRLDANEGWTPEQTVALLREMDRFEIELCEQPIPAGTPERLRWIAERSPIPIMADEDAVVASDLGPLRGCVASVNVKLAKCGGIGPAYRMIATARALGFGVMIGCMAESSILTTAAAHLGPLVDQLDIDAPLFLAHDPFSGVRYDNAALIMPAGPGLGVQANVSSH